From the genome of Candidatus Bathyarchaeota archaeon:
GTCATTTCGCAGAGTCCTGCACCCTTCCCTCCTAGCAGCCTCTTGTTCTTACCGTCGCCTTCCTCAAAATCATATATTCTCTTCATGAAACTATTCTACCCGTATTCTCTTATCGAATCTATCAAGGCTCTCAATCGCCATATTTAATCATATCCCTATACTTCATAACATCTTCCAGCCCTCCACTGTTATATGGCAGTAGTAGGGTGGGGTAAAATTGATTGTATGTATTGGGACATCTATTTTTTCATTGTTTTCTATAGGGTTTGATGTACAGAAATTCTTAATATTTCGGGAGATTGAGTTGCGGTAGCATTGTTGGAGGACGTGTTTTGCCCAGCTCTGAGGCTCTCGAAGGTATCTTCGAAAGATACCTATCAGGAAGCAGAATATTCTCTAATCGGGAGGTCCTCAGACATGACTACGTCCCCAAGAATCTTCCTCACAGGCAACATGAGATAGACCGTCTTGGTCGGATATTGGCTCCTGCTCTGGGCCTCTCAAAAGTTTCTAATGTCTTCATTTATGGGAAGACAGGGACAGGAAAGACCGCTGTAGTCAAACATGTGCTGGAGAGTCTAGGCCGCAAGGCAAGTGAATTGGGAGCGAGGCTGAGACTCTCATATGTCAACTGTAGGCTTGCTGGAACAAACTATAGGGTTCTTGCTGAGATATGTAGGTCTATAGATGTTCAGGTTCCTTTTACGGGATTGGCGGTTGGTGAAATTTTTGACAGGTTTAGGCTTGGAGTAAACAAATCTAGATCATGCCTTATAGTCGTTCTAGACGAGATAGATACCTTGGTTAAGAGGCGTGAGGAGAACAGTTTACTCTACGAGTTAACTAGAGTGAATGAGAGTTTACGTGGAAACTGGGTTGGTTTAGTGGGAGTATCTAACGATCTCCGTTTCAAAGAGTATTTGGAGCCTAGGATATTGAGCTGTCTTAGTGAGGAGGAAGTTGTGTTCAGGCCTTACCTGGCCGATGAGCTTTACAACATTTTGCAGGACAGGGCCAGAATTGCTTTTAATGAAGGGCGACTCAAAGACTCAGCTCTCAGACTATGCGCTGCCCTCGCGGCTGGGGAGCACGGTGATGCTCGTAGGGCTTTAGATCTTCTCAGAGTGGCTGGCGAAGTGGCGGAGCGGAACGGCTCTGAAGAAGTTACTGAGGAGCATGTAAGAATTGCTCAGAGGAAGGTTGAACATGACAGGATAGGCGAAGTGTTGGAGTCCCTACCACTCCACCTCAAACTCGTCTTACTGAGCGTATTCCTCTTCAGCAACTATTCGAGGGAAGACGCTGTGACGGGCGAGATATACACTATATATCAAGAATTATGTGAGGAGGTTAAAATTGATCCGTTGACCCAGAGAAGAGTCAGTGGTCTCATAAGTGAGATGGATATGATGGGTCTGCTCAACGCTAGAATAGTCAACTTCGGAAGATATGGGAGGACTAAGAAGGTCCGGTTAGGAATATCGGGAAGATCGATTGTTGAGATCCTCTCGGATGACGGGTTAGTTAGACCCCTATTCCACTATGTTCCCAAGTCAATCAGGGGGAGTAAACGGGCACCTTAAATTTTTATTCTCTCTCATGTAGGAAATCCATCATGTTGACCTGCATGTTCTGAAGGTTGAGTATCGGCGCTACTCCTGGTGTAGGGTCGACCCCCATCCTCCTCTGATACTCAGTCTGTTCCTGCCATGTTCCAC
Proteins encoded in this window:
- a CDS encoding AAA family ATPase; amino-acid sequence: MVGGRVLPSSEALEGIFERYLSGSRIFSNREVLRHDYVPKNLPHRQHEIDRLGRILAPALGLSKVSNVFIYGKTGTGKTAVVKHVLESLGRKASELGARLRLSYVNCRLAGTNYRVLAEICRSIDVQVPFTGLAVGEIFDRFRLGVNKSRSCLIVVLDEIDTLVKRREENSLLYELTRVNESLRGNWVGLVGVSNDLRFKEYLEPRILSCLSEEEVVFRPYLADELYNILQDRARIAFNEGRLKDSALRLCAALAAGEHGDARRALDLLRVAGEVAERNGSEEVTEEHVRIAQRKVEHDRIGEVLESLPLHLKLVLLSVFLFSNYSREDAVTGEIYTIYQELCEEVKIDPLTQRRVSGLISEMDMMGLLNARIVNFGRYGRTKKVRLGISGRSIVEILSDDGLVRPLFHYVPKSIRGSKRAP